A portion of the Algisphaera agarilytica genome contains these proteins:
- the rpoC gene encoding DNA-directed RNA polymerase subunit beta', protein MAEQQYDRVNDYSSVKINLASPSDIRSWSFGEVKKPETINYRTYRPEKDGLFCERIFGPERDYECACGKYKGTKFKGIICDRCGVKVTHSRVRRKRMGHINLAAPIIHIWFFKAIPSHLGNLLGMKTSDLEKVIYFQDYVVTDPGDTPLKERQVLTEDEYRQAIAEYGSGFVAMMGAEAGKELLETIDLNALQAELRADLKATKSKQKTKDLSKRLKIVEQIRGSDNDPTWMVMDVVPVIPPDLRPLVLLESGNFATSDLNDLYRRIINRNNRLKKLMDLNAPEVIIRNEKRMLQQSVDALFDNGRCRRPVLGSSNRPLKSLTDMIKGKQGRFRENLLGKRVDYSARSVIVVGPELKLHQCGLPKKIALELFQPFIIRKLKEHGLVDTIKSAKKMLERRDPEVWDILEEVIYQHPVMLNRAPTLHRMGIQAFEPVLVEGNAIKIHPLVCGGFNADFDGDQMAVHLPLSVEAQAETSVLMLSPHNIFSPANGDPIISPSQDILLGVYYTTMLRGEPGPEVAKELVTRSGELSDDMVAEMRKYKEFKDPTEAILAYDLKKIGIHEPIVVKPDPEKYHGIVTKERGDVGPLPETGRIITSVGRLLFNDILEPGMPFYNCALGKKGCSRVIDDTYQYLGRPATITLLDNMKQVGFKRSTTSGLSFGITDLRIPAKKHDLIAATQKKVDRVEKAFDAGAITDRERYNQLLDLWTHCREEVTKELLKELRSDRRDADGNEVASDSTDGELYINPVHIMSAEASGARGNQSQIQQLAGMRGLMQKPSGEIIETPIKANAREGMRVLEYFSSTHGARKGLADTALKTADSGYLTRKLCDVAQNQFIAEYDCGSKRGITKRAIYKGEEVDVPLRDRIFGRVARETIANPITDEIIVKENELITMEAARKIEDLGIDTVVVRSPLTTESRTGISVLDYGMDLSTGKLVEPGLAVGIIGAQSIGEPGTQLTMRTFHTGGVATTSLVDTSHRAANGGVVEIRDCNEVPVQDEEGNDVLVALKRNGEVAILDDKGRELEKYKVPYGAYIQAEPGQKVKKGSVLVTWDPHRSAILAEKAGVIRFEDIVVGQTVRVEKAQGNAGEQLEVIEHKGEMHPRIVIDDESGNILDFHYLPAKARIDVKEGDKIEAGHMLARQPRAATSSADIVGGLPRVTEIFEARKPKDAAVMAEISGQVELRSDKRKGKMTVIVRSDSGLEVDHHVPQDRHLLVHSGDHVEAGDPIIDGPLVPQDILRIKGEEALYNYLLEEVQNVYRAQGVPINDKHIEVIVAQMLRKTRVDNPGDTDLLPNEVVDKFRFREANEKIAGCGRVKDPGDSSLVVGSIVTKAELKEVNAKLEADGKATASASKCRPATGTVLLLGITKAALQSESFLSGASFQETTKVLTEAALAGKSDDLVGLKENVLLGHLIPVGTGFREYQNMEVVKLAEPPAQEALSVEEEIEQAALIAEAAGAESPDTITSTVGDSRLVAELLGEDPTGKS, encoded by the coding sequence ATGGCTGAACAGCAATACGACCGCGTCAACGACTACTCCTCGGTCAAGATCAACCTCGCCTCGCCCAGCGACATCCGCTCCTGGTCCTTCGGCGAAGTCAAGAAGCCCGAGACCATCAACTACCGCACCTACCGCCCCGAAAAGGACGGCCTGTTCTGCGAACGCATCTTCGGCCCCGAACGCGACTACGAGTGCGCCTGCGGCAAGTACAAAGGCACCAAGTTCAAGGGCATCATCTGCGACCGCTGCGGCGTTAAGGTCACCCACTCCCGCGTGCGTCGTAAGCGCATGGGCCACATCAACCTGGCCGCACCCATCATCCACATCTGGTTCTTCAAAGCGATCCCCTCGCACCTCGGCAACCTGCTGGGTATGAAGACCAGCGACCTCGAGAAGGTCATCTACTTCCAGGACTACGTCGTCACCGACCCCGGCGACACGCCGCTGAAGGAACGCCAAGTCCTCACCGAGGACGAGTACCGCCAGGCCATCGCCGAGTACGGCAGCGGCTTTGTCGCCATGATGGGTGCCGAGGCGGGCAAGGAACTGCTCGAAACCATCGACCTCAACGCCCTGCAGGCCGAGCTTCGTGCCGATCTCAAGGCCACCAAGTCGAAGCAGAAGACCAAGGACCTGTCCAAGCGTCTGAAGATCGTCGAGCAGATCCGCGGCAGCGACAACGACCCGACCTGGATGGTCATGGACGTGGTGCCCGTGATTCCTCCCGACCTGCGTCCGCTGGTCCTGCTGGAGTCGGGCAACTTCGCCACCTCCGACCTCAACGACCTGTACCGCCGGATCATCAACCGCAACAACCGCCTCAAGAAGCTGATGGACCTCAACGCTCCTGAGGTCATCATCCGTAACGAGAAGCGGATGCTGCAGCAGTCGGTCGATGCGCTGTTCGACAACGGCCGCTGCCGCCGTCCGGTGCTCGGCTCGTCCAACCGTCCGCTCAAGTCGCTCACCGACATGATCAAGGGCAAGCAGGGCCGCTTCCGCGAAAACCTGCTCGGCAAGCGCGTCGACTACTCGGCCCGTTCGGTCATCGTCGTCGGCCCCGAGCTGAAGCTGCACCAGTGCGGCCTGCCCAAGAAGATCGCCCTGGAGCTCTTCCAGCCGTTCATCATCCGCAAGCTCAAAGAGCACGGCCTGGTCGACACCATCAAGTCCGCCAAGAAGATGCTCGAGCGTCGTGACCCCGAAGTCTGGGACATCCTCGAAGAAGTCATCTACCAGCACCCGGTCATGCTCAATCGCGCCCCCACGCTCCACCGCATGGGTATCCAGGCGTTCGAGCCCGTGCTCGTCGAAGGCAACGCGATCAAGATCCACCCGCTGGTCTGCGGCGGCTTCAACGCCGACTTCGACGGCGACCAGATGGCGGTCCACCTGCCCCTGTCGGTCGAGGCCCAGGCCGAGACCAGCGTGCTGATGCTGTCGCCGCACAACATCTTCTCGCCCGCCAACGGCGACCCGATCATCTCGCCGTCGCAGGACATCCTGCTCGGTGTGTACTACACCACCATGCTCCGCGGTGAGCCCGGCCCCGAGGTCGCCAAGGAACTGGTCACCCGCTCCGGCGAGCTGTCCGACGACATGGTCGCCGAGATGCGCAAGTACAAGGAGTTCAAGGACCCGACCGAGGCCATCCTCGCCTACGACCTCAAGAAGATCGGCATCCACGAACCCATCGTCGTCAAGCCCGACCCCGAAAAGTATCACGGCATCGTCACCAAGGAACGCGGCGACGTCGGCCCGCTGCCCGAGACCGGCCGGATCATCACGTCCGTCGGCCGCCTGCTGTTCAACGACATCCTCGAACCCGGCATGCCGTTCTACAACTGCGCCCTGGGTAAGAAGGGCTGCTCGCGCGTCATCGACGACACCTACCAATACCTGGGACGTCCCGCGACGATCACCCTGCTGGACAACATGAAGCAGGTCGGCTTCAAGCGCTCGACCACTTCGGGTCTGTCGTTCGGCATCACCGACCTGCGTATCCCCGCCAAGAAGCACGACCTCATCGCCGCGACCCAGAAGAAGGTCGACCGCGTCGAGAAGGCGTTCGACGCCGGTGCCATCACCGACCGCGAACGCTACAACCAGCTGCTCGACCTCTGGACGCACTGCCGTGAAGAAGTCACCAAGGAGCTGCTCAAGGAGCTGCGTTCGGACCGCCGCGACGCGGACGGCAACGAAGTCGCCAGCGACTCGACCGACGGCGAACTCTACATCAACCCCGTGCACATCATGTCCGCCGAAGCGTCGGGCGCCCGGGGTAACCAGTCGCAGATCCAGCAGCTCGCCGGTATGCGTGGCCTGATGCAGAAGCCGTCGGGCGAGATCATCGAGACGCCCATTAAGGCCAACGCCCGTGAAGGCATGCGGGTCCTCGAATACTTCTCGTCGACCCACGGTGCCCGTAAGGGTCTGGCCGATACCGCGCTCAAGACCGCCGACTCGGGTTACCTCACCCGTAAGCTCTGCGACGTCGCTCAGAACCAGTTCATCGCCGAGTACGACTGCGGCAGCAAGCGTGGTATCACCAAGCGTGCGATCTACAAGGGCGAAGAAGTCGACGTGCCGCTGCGTGACCGCATCTTCGGCCGTGTGGCCCGCGAGACCATCGCCAACCCCATCACCGATGAGATCATCGTTAAAGAAAACGAACTCATCACGATGGAAGCCGCCCGCAAGATCGAGGACCTGGGCATCGACACCGTCGTCGTCCGCTCCCCGCTCACCACCGAGTCGCGCACCGGCATCTCCGTGCTCGACTACGGCATGGACCTGTCCACCGGCAAGCTCGTCGAGCCCGGCCTGGCCGTCGGCATCATCGGCGCCCAGTCGATCGGTGAGCCCGGCACCCAGCTGACCATGCGGACGTTCCACACCGGCGGCGTCGCCACCACCTCGCTGGTCGACACCTCGCACCGCGCCGCCAACGGCGGTGTCGTCGAGATCCGCGACTGTAACGAAGTCCCCGTCCAGGACGAAGAGGGCAACGACGTGCTCGTCGCCCTGAAGCGTAACGGCGAAGTCGCCATCCTCGACGACAAGGGCCGTGAACTCGAGAAGTACAAGGTGCCTTACGGTGCCTACATCCAGGCCGAGCCCGGCCAAAAGGTCAAGAAGGGCAGCGTCCTGGTGACCTGGGACCCGCACCGCTCGGCCATCCTCGCCGAGAAGGCCGGGGTCATCCGCTTCGAAGACATCGTGGTCGGCCAGACCGTCCGCGTCGAGAAGGCTCAAGGCAACGCCGGCGAGCAGCTCGAAGTCATCGAGCACAAGGGCGAGATGCACCCCCGCATCGTCATCGACGACGAGTCGGGCAACATCCTCGACTTCCACTACCTGCCCGCCAAGGCACGCATCGACGTCAAGGAAGGCGACAAGATCGAAGCCGGTCACATGCTCGCCCGTCAGCCCCGCGCCGCGACCAGCTCGGCCGACATCGTCGGCGGTCTGCCTCGGGTTACGGAGATCTTCGAAGCGCGTAAGCCCAAGGACGCCGCCGTCATGGCCGAGATCTCCGGCCAGGTCGAGCTCCGCAGCGACAAGCGCAAGGGCAAGATGACCGTCATCGTCCGGTCCGACTCGGGCCTCGAAGTCGATCACCACGTCCCGCAGGACCGTCACCTGCTCGTCCACTCCGGCGACCACGTCGAAGCCGGCGATCCGATCATCGACGGCCCGCTCGTCCCGCAGGACATCCTCCGCATCAAAGGCGAAGAGGCCCTCTACAACTACCTGTTGGAAGAGGTCCAAAACGTCTACCGTGCTCAGGGCGTGCCGATCAACGACAAGCACATCGAAGTCATCGTCGCCCAGATGCTCCGCAAGACCCGCGTGGACAACCCCGGCGACACCGACCTGTTGCCCAACGAAGTCGTCGACAAGTTCCGCTTCCGCGAAGCGAACGAGAAGATCGCCGGCTGCGGCCGCGTGAAAGACCCGGGCGATTCGTCGCTGGTCGTCGGCAGCATCGTCACCAAGGCCGAGCTCAAGGAAGTCAACGCCAAGCTCGAAGCCGACGGCAAGGCCACCGCGTCCGCCAGCAAGTGCCGTCCCGCCACGGGTACCGTGCTGCTCCTGGGCATCACCAAGGCCGCGCTGCAGTCCGAGTCGTTCCTCTCCGGTGCGTCGTTCCAGGAAACCACCAAGGTGCTCACCGAAGCGGCCTTGGCCGGCAAGTCCGACGACCTGGTGGGCCTCAAGGAAAACGTGCTGCTGGGTCACCTGATCCCGGTCGGCACCGGCTTCCGCGAGTACCAGAACATGGAAGTCGTCAAGCTCGCCGAGCCCCCGGCTCAAGAAGCCCTGTCGGTGGAAGAAGAGATCGAGCAAGCCGCTCTGATCGCCGAAGCCGCCGGTGCCGAGAGCCCCGACACCATCACCAGCACCGTCGGCGACAGCCGCCTCGTCGCCGAACTCCTCGGCGAAGACCCGACCGGCAAGAGCTAA
- a CDS encoding DUF456 domain-containing protein: MLEITLLIFAIVALLLINATGVVLTAIQLPGTWLMIGATAAFAWWRWDAEYFTYGWWTLASLLVLALIGELIEFAASAVGSKAVGGSKRGAAISIVTALVGAIAGSFLIPIPIVGTLIGAAVGAGLGASAGDKWAGRSWSETAQGFKGAAVGKLGGAAGKLLVAAIMWLVAAVMLFL, encoded by the coding sequence ATGCTCGAAATCACCCTGCTTATCTTCGCCATCGTGGCGCTGCTGCTGATCAACGCGACGGGTGTGGTGCTGACCGCCATCCAGTTGCCGGGGACGTGGCTGATGATCGGGGCGACCGCGGCGTTCGCGTGGTGGCGCTGGGACGCCGAGTATTTCACCTACGGCTGGTGGACGCTGGCGAGCCTGCTCGTTCTGGCCCTCATCGGCGAGCTGATCGAGTTCGCCGCGAGCGCGGTGGGCTCGAAAGCGGTGGGCGGATCGAAACGGGGGGCAGCGATCTCGATCGTCACCGCCCTGGTCGGCGCGATCGCCGGCTCGTTTCTTATCCCCATCCCGATCGTCGGCACCCTGATCGGCGCCGCCGTCGGCGCGGGCCTAGGCGCTTCGGCCGGCGACAAGTGGGCCGGCCGTTCGTGGTCCGAAACGGCCCAAGGTTTCAAAGGCGCCGCCGTCGGCAAACTCGGCGGCGCCGCAGGCAAGCTGCTGGTCGCGGCGATCATGTGGCTCGTCGCGGCGGTGATGTTGTTTCTGTGA
- a CDS encoding sulfatase, with product MRTFFALLAALLLAPSPQAQPTGKPNILFISIDDLRTELGCYGSDIAVTPHMDALAQQGLRFNNAYCQQAICGPSRASLLTGLRPDTIGITHNYVKIREQAPDVVTLPQYFGNRGYDTVAFGKIFHPGDRDPASWNRQPQVTEEDAEFARSRYGFALTENRENTHQSRQEMFAKYGEVAKYGLAMGPAYEAADVPDNRYIDGHSTDLAIATMRQLVAEGDKPFFLGLGLYKPHLNWIAPKRYWDLYNPDDITLATQTTAPENGAAMGLHASFELRVRQGIPKSGGFDPELARTLKHAYLACTSYIDAQVGRMIAALEEEGVRDNTIIILWSDHGFHLGEKGVWGKATNYELATRVPMIIWTPDMPASTRGRSTDALVELIDMYPTLCELAGLDSPTDVEGHSFAPLVHSPDTPWKTAAFSQFPNPALREWGAFPLRPAMRETFFGPLIEDVEARIKQQFPDRWDRDLFENRLMGYSMRTAQHRLIIWIDQANPDAEPLFVELYDHTADPEETVNVAAEQPGLVVDLIQQFRRGWQGNLPPQ from the coding sequence ATGCGCACATTCTTCGCTCTGCTCGCCGCACTGCTGCTTGCTCCTTCTCCCCAGGCCCAGCCGACCGGCAAGCCCAACATCCTGTTCATCTCCATCGACGACCTACGCACCGAGCTTGGCTGCTACGGCTCGGACATCGCCGTCACCCCGCACATGGACGCCCTCGCCCAGCAAGGACTTCGCTTCAACAACGCCTACTGCCAGCAAGCCATCTGTGGCCCCTCCCGCGCCAGCCTGCTCACCGGGCTCCGCCCCGACACCATCGGCATCACCCACAACTACGTCAAGATCCGCGAGCAGGCCCCCGACGTCGTCACCCTCCCCCAATACTTCGGCAACCGCGGCTACGACACCGTCGCCTTCGGCAAGATCTTCCATCCCGGCGACCGTGACCCCGCTTCATGGAACCGCCAGCCCCAAGTTACCGAAGAAGACGCCGAGTTCGCCCGCAGCCGCTACGGCTTCGCCCTCACGGAAAACCGCGAGAATACCCATCAGTCGCGTCAGGAGATGTTCGCCAAGTACGGCGAGGTCGCGAAGTACGGCCTGGCGATGGGCCCGGCCTACGAAGCCGCCGACGTCCCCGACAACCGCTACATCGACGGCCACAGCACCGACCTGGCCATCGCCACGATGCGCCAGCTCGTCGCCGAGGGTGACAAGCCGTTCTTCCTGGGGCTGGGACTCTACAAACCCCACCTCAACTGGATTGCACCGAAACGCTACTGGGACCTCTACAACCCCGACGACATCACCCTCGCCACGCAAACCACCGCCCCCGAGAACGGCGCGGCGATGGGCCTGCACGCCTCGTTCGAGCTGCGCGTCCGCCAAGGCATCCCCAAGAGCGGCGGCTTCGACCCCGAGTTGGCCCGCACGCTGAAACACGCCTACCTCGCCTGCACCAGCTACATCGATGCGCAGGTCGGGCGGATGATCGCGGCCCTCGAAGAAGAAGGCGTCCGCGACAACACGATCATCATTCTCTGGAGCGACCACGGTTTCCACCTCGGCGAGAAAGGCGTCTGGGGCAAGGCCACGAACTACGAACTCGCCACCCGCGTGCCCATGATCATCTGGACGCCCGACATGCCCGCGTCGACCCGCGGCCGATCGACCGATGCGCTGGTCGAGCTCATCGACATGTACCCCACGCTCTGCGAACTCGCCGGACTCGACTCGCCCACCGATGTCGAAGGTCACAGCTTCGCACCGCTGGTTCATTCGCCAGACACACCTTGGAAGACCGCCGCGTTCAGCCAGTTCCCTAATCCCGCCCTACGCGAATGGGGCGCCTTCCCGCTCCGCCCCGCGATGCGTGAGACCTTCTTCGGCCCGCTCATCGAAGACGTCGAAGCACGCATCAAGCAGCAGTTCCCCGACCGGTGGGACCGCGACCTGTTCGAAAACCGCCTGATGGGCTACTCGATGCGTACCGCCCAGCACCGACTCATCATTTGGATCGACCAGGCCAACCCCGACGCGGAGCCGCTGTTTGTCGAGCTCTACGACCACACGGCCGACCCGGAAGAAACCGTCAACGTCGCCGCCGAACAACCCGGCCTGGTCGTCGACCTGATTCAGCAGTTCCGTCGCGGCTGGCAAGGCAACCTGCCACCACAGTGA
- a CDS encoding potassium channel family protein, translated as MSRTSSNLFTELAEHRRQRRNVAHAVLALMIVLMVGTGGFTLLEEQWTPWDAFFFTLITITTVGYGDYGLDMKGEIFALVLLLTGIAVTTYAFGQVVQLAVSSRAAWRRKMLKTIENMSDHYIVCGAGRVGRAVCERFEESGIPLVVVDKDEERCEWARSHGHLAIEGNATNDETLLMAGIERCKGLVAAAPADNQNLVITLTAREHNPDALIVCRSDDPDTEAKFRRAGADRVVAPETNGGHTIANLLVRPHMTDFLAHTGEDDYQLSELHLRDNSPLVGLTIRELGEREPQLVFVAHKRTDQPTRVRPNPDEVLQVDDVLIVVGELDALARAAQHAAAA; from the coding sequence ATGTCACGCACGTCCTCCAACCTGTTCACCGAGCTCGCCGAGCACCGACGCCAACGGCGGAACGTCGCCCACGCGGTGCTCGCGCTGATGATCGTGCTGATGGTCGGCACGGGCGGGTTCACGCTGCTCGAAGAGCAGTGGACGCCGTGGGACGCGTTCTTCTTCACGCTCATCACCATCACCACCGTTGGCTACGGCGACTACGGGCTGGACATGAAGGGCGAAATCTTCGCACTCGTGCTCCTGCTGACCGGGATCGCGGTGACCACCTACGCCTTTGGACAAGTTGTGCAGCTCGCGGTCAGCAGCCGCGCCGCCTGGAGACGCAAGATGCTCAAGACCATCGAAAACATGTCGGACCACTACATCGTCTGCGGCGCCGGCCGAGTCGGACGCGCGGTGTGCGAACGCTTCGAGGAATCGGGCATCCCGCTGGTCGTCGTCGACAAAGACGAAGAGCGCTGCGAGTGGGCCCGGTCACACGGACACCTGGCGATCGAGGGCAACGCCACCAACGACGAGACGCTACTCATGGCGGGCATCGAACGCTGCAAAGGCCTGGTCGCGGCCGCCCCCGCAGACAACCAGAACCTGGTGATTACGCTGACCGCACGGGAGCACAACCCCGATGCGCTCATCGTGTGTCGATCCGACGACCCGGACACCGAGGCGAAGTTCCGCCGAGCCGGGGCCGACCGCGTCGTGGCCCCCGAGACCAACGGCGGGCACACGATCGCCAACCTCCTGGTCCGCCCGCACATGACCGACTTCCTCGCCCACACCGGCGAAGACGACTACCAGCTCTCGGAGCTGCACCTGCGCGATAACTCGCCGCTGGTGGGACTCACGATCCGCGAGCTCGGTGAACGCGAACCACAGCTCGTATTCGTCGCCCACAAGCGAACCGACCAACCTACGCGGGTCCGCCCGAACCCGGACGAGGTGTTACAGGTGGACGATGTGCTGATCGTCGTGGGCGAGCTGGATGCATTGGCCCGGGCGGCGCAACACGCCGCCGCGGCATAA
- a CDS encoding type II secretion system protein → MTTRPNTPRTFRGFTLIELLVVISIIALLIGILLPALGAARQTARQMANSTQLRGIHQGMIIFAQSNKSGGKDGWFPGLDAAGDIATNPTMAGGDPYWTQNNRKNLPQVRFAIMLNNNVFTPEYLMNPADPGVSEAEANAEFTSLNYSFAMLTLGGRITPALNDTNKVIASHQAGRKAEWQETINSQAPIISDINTGANTFTQASSWWTEENSGEWGGGVVMNDNSTSYESTTVMENTRYGNLPENPTDNIFTNSRGFAAAPNPDGGDATMIFAWPTNFNMEIDRENPARR, encoded by the coding sequence TCGAACTACTCGTGGTCATTAGCATCATCGCGTTGCTGATTGGCATCTTGCTCCCCGCCTTGGGGGCTGCACGGCAAACGGCACGCCAGATGGCCAACAGCACCCAGCTCCGTGGTATCCACCAGGGCATGATTATTTTTGCCCAGAGCAACAAGAGCGGCGGCAAGGACGGCTGGTTCCCCGGGCTCGACGCCGCCGGCGACATCGCCACCAACCCGACCATGGCCGGGGGTGACCCGTACTGGACTCAGAACAATCGCAAGAACCTGCCCCAGGTCCGCTTCGCCATCATGCTCAACAACAACGTCTTTACCCCCGAGTACCTCATGAACCCCGCCGACCCGGGCGTATCCGAAGCGGAGGCCAACGCGGAGTTCACCTCGCTCAACTACTCCTTTGCCATGCTCACCCTCGGCGGGAGAATCACGCCGGCGCTCAACGACACCAACAAAGTCATCGCCAGCCACCAAGCGGGCCGCAAGGCCGAGTGGCAGGAAACCATCAACAGCCAAGCCCCGATCATCAGCGATATCAACACCGGGGCAAACACGTTTACCCAAGCGAGCTCGTGGTGGACCGAAGAAAACTCCGGCGAATGGGGTGGCGGCGTCGTGATGAACGACAACAGCACGAGCTACGAAAGCACCACCGTCATGGAAAACACCCGCTACGGCAACCTCCCCGAAAACCCCACCGACAACATCTTCACCAACTCGCGTGGATTCGCCGCGGCACCCAACCCCGACGGCGGTGACGCCACCATGATCTTCGCCTGGCCCACCAACTTCAATATGGAGATTGACCGCGAGAACCCCGCACGGCGGTAA